The genome window ATTCGATGTCACGAAGACTCGCCCATGTCACTCTGGCCTGGTTGGTTTCGCCGCTTTGCCTGGCCGGGACCATCCAGGACGACTCGCCGGTCGATCTGCAGATCATCACCGTTTCGACCCAATCCCAATTGACCGAGGTTCTGGCGGAACTGAAATCGGGCGCCGGATTCGACGAAGTCGCGCGCCGGAATTCCAACCACCCTACGGCGGCCGGCGGCGGGTATCTCGGCCGAATGTCCATCGGCGATCTCAGCAGTGATTTGCGGCGGCGAGTCGAAGGACTGACCCGTGGCTCAACGGCACTTTTCGTCGATCCCGGACTGGGTTACGTCGTGATCCGCAACCTGGAGAGGAGGGCCGCAAACCAGACTTATGCCCAACAGGCGTTGCGGCGCGGTTCCAGGGATCTGAATCAGGGGAGGTCCCAGGAGGCGATCAAGCAGTTCAAGACGGCGATTACCCTCGATCCTCGGTCGGCCGGCGCCCACCTGATGCTCGGTTACGCTTACCGTCTCCTGGGGTCCTACCGCATGATCGGTGAAGCGAAGGGCGAGTTCAGGCAGGCACTTTCCCTCGATCCAGGGAATACCAGCGCGCGGTTCCACCTGGCCCGCGTCTATCTCGATCTGGGCCGGATCCGCAAGGCCCGGGAGACGCTGGAGGAGCGCCTCGAGATCACCGAGAAGACTCCGGAACTGCTCTCTCTCCTGGGAGAGGTGAATCGCCAGTCGGGCGATCTCCGGCTTTCGATCCGGCAGAACGAATCGGCCGCCATGCTGGACCCGGACTTGGCTCAAGCCCACTACTACCTGGGCTTGGCTCACTTGGACCGGGGAGACACGGAAGAGGCTCTCAGCCGGCTGGACCGCGCCATCGCCGCGAAGGGCGCCACCTCCGACATGATCCTCAAAACCGGTTCCGTCTACCTGCAAGAGGGGGGCCTGCAGAAGGCCCTCGAGCTGCTTCGAAAGGCCGTCGCAATCAGTCCGGCGGTGCCGGAAGGCCGTCTGGTATTGGCCCGCGCTCTTCGCGTTACGGGTCAACCCGACTCGGCCCTCGCGGAATTGGATGCGGCTCTCTCCCACGCCGGCGGATTCTCGGCTTCCGGCAAGTACCTGGCGTTCGAGTCGGAGGTCTACTTGGAGAAGGGCCGGGCGTATGACGCCAAAGGCTCACCGGCGGACGCGATCCGGTCCTACTTGCGAGTGCTGGAAATGGACCCCGGGCATGGCGAGGCTCACCACCGGCTGGCCGGGCTGTTCGCGTCGACGGGCGACCC of Acidobacteriota bacterium contains these proteins:
- a CDS encoding tetratricopeptide repeat protein yields the protein MSRRLAHVTLAWLVSPLCLAGTIQDDSPVDLQIITVSTQSQLTEVLAELKSGAGFDEVARRNSNHPTAAGGGYLGRMSIGDLSSDLRRRVEGLTRGSTALFVDPGLGYVVIRNLERRAANQTYAQQALRRGSRDLNQGRSQEAIKQFKTAITLDPRSAGAHLMLGYAYRLLGSYRMIGEAKGEFRQALSLDPGNTSARFHLARVYLDLGRIRKARETLEERLEITEKTPELLSLLGEVNRQSGDLRLSIRQNESAAMLDPDLAQAHYYLGLAHLDRGDTEEALSRLDRAIAAKGATSDMILKTGSVYLQEGGLQKALELLRKAVAISPAVPEGRLVLARALRVTGQPDSALAELDAALSHAGGFSASGKYLAFESEVYLEKGRAYDAKGSPADAIRSYLRVLEMDPGHGEAHHRLAGLFASTGDPARSRDHASRAKKSGYTEPAVGR